From the Desulfovibrio sp. Huiquan2017 genome, the window GTTGCAGTTCCTTGAGGTCGCTGGTTCCGTACTCGGCTTCGGCCTGGCTCTTCAGGGTTTCGAGCTGGTGGGTGAGCTGGGCCACGGCCTCCTCGGTGCGCACCTTGCGGTCGCGCAGTTGCTCGTATTGGCGGCGCAGGGCGTTCAGCTCCTGCTCCACCCGGGCGTCCCGGGTTGTCCCGGTCTGGTTGGAGTTGCTATTCACTGTCTATGACCTCCTCGTAGAGTGCCCAGATGAGTTTGCCTTCCGGGGTTTCGCTGCTCAGATTCTCGGTCAGGAACTGCTTCAGGCCCGTGCCCTCGTGGGTGCGCTGCCAGGCCAGCCGTTCCAGGCCCTTGATGAAATTGGATTCGCCTTCGGTCTCCTGCTCCTCGGGGGGCAGTTCCTGGTTTGGGAAGACCTGGCCGAAGGGCAGGTGCGGAACCACCCATGGTTCCAGTTCCGCGCGGCCGGGCGCCCATACGGCGGCGCAGGGCTCGCGGGTCATGGACCGCCGCGTGAAGGTCAGCCGGGTGATGTTGCCGGGGTTGGCCCAGGTGGTCCGCCCTTTGGTCACCGTGGGCTGGGGCCGGTGGATGTGGCCGTTGATCAGCCAGTCAATGCCCGGCAGTTCCCTGATGGAATAGGCCTTGTCGATGAACTCCGGGAACCGGATGTTGTGGTGGGTCAGCCAGACCACGGTTTCC encodes:
- a CDS encoding metallophosphoesterase codes for the protein MALEHIKGNGLFLVADPHLADHPPGQRLEGYLDQILAKLAACLHRADELGMAFVLLGDLFHWPRDNSNRMLVELIRLFGSRTGDQTVFALVGNHDKYQSRFTDDVSLAVLESAGAVRLMKEDGPQFVLDTPEGPVLVGASPDGTPLPKGYEHGADDPETVVWLTHHNIRFPEFIDKAYSIRELPGIDWLINGHIHRPQPTVTKGRTTWANPGNITRLTFTRRSMTREPCAAVWAPGRAELEPWVVPHLPFGQVFPNQELPPEEQETEGESNFIKGLERLAWQRTHEGTGLKQFLTENLSSETPEGKLIWALYEEVIDSE